The Geodermatophilaceae bacterium NBWT11 genome has a segment encoding these proteins:
- the glgA gene encoding glycogen synthase, with product MRVGVVTREWPPDVYGGAGVHVEHLVAAMRELPDGPELDVHCFGGPRSDATAHAVPAGLADANGALQAVGVDVEIAAALAGADLVHSHTWYANHAGQLASLVHGIPHVVTAHSLEPRRPWKAEQLGGGYRLSSWVERTAYLAADAVVAVSNGMRTDVLDAYPDLDPAKVLVVGNGVDAQAYRPTPDDDVVRSVGVDPARPYALFVGRITRQKGLVHLLAAAEQLPEDAGLVLCAGAADTPAERQQVADAVAELQARRTGVVWIEEMLPREKLVPLITGATVFVVPSVYEPLGIVNLEAAACGTAVVASAVGGIPEVVDDGRTGLLVPYDEADPVAFAAGLAARMAELLADPDRAARMGAAGRERVLAEFGWPAIARQTVDVYARALAARG from the coding sequence ATGCGCGTGGGAGTCGTCACCCGGGAATGGCCGCCGGACGTCTACGGGGGTGCCGGCGTCCACGTCGAGCACCTCGTGGCCGCGATGCGGGAGCTGCCCGACGGACCGGAGCTGGACGTGCACTGCTTCGGCGGTCCCCGCTCCGACGCCACCGCGCACGCCGTCCCGGCCGGGCTGGCCGACGCCAACGGCGCGCTGCAGGCGGTCGGGGTGGACGTCGAGATCGCCGCCGCGCTGGCCGGGGCCGACCTCGTGCACTCCCACACCTGGTACGCCAACCACGCCGGGCAGCTGGCCTCGCTCGTGCACGGAATCCCGCACGTGGTCACCGCGCACTCCCTCGAGCCGCGCCGGCCGTGGAAGGCCGAGCAGCTGGGCGGGGGCTACCGGCTCTCCAGCTGGGTCGAGCGCACCGCCTACCTCGCCGCCGACGCCGTCGTCGCGGTGAGCAACGGGATGCGCACCGACGTGCTGGACGCCTACCCCGACCTCGACCCGGCGAAGGTCCTCGTGGTGGGCAACGGCGTCGACGCCCAGGCCTACCGGCCCACGCCGGACGACGACGTCGTCCGCTCGGTGGGCGTGGACCCGGCCCGGCCCTACGCCCTGTTCGTCGGCCGGATCACCCGCCAGAAAGGCCTGGTGCACCTGCTGGCCGCCGCCGAGCAGCTGCCCGAGGACGCCGGCCTGGTGCTGTGCGCCGGCGCCGCGGACACCCCGGCCGAGCGCCAGCAGGTCGCCGACGCGGTCGCCGAGCTGCAGGCCCGGCGTACCGGGGTGGTCTGGATCGAGGAGATGCTGCCGCGGGAGAAGCTCGTCCCGCTGATCACCGGGGCGACGGTGTTCGTCGTCCCCTCGGTGTACGAGCCGCTCGGGATCGTGAACCTGGAGGCCGCCGCCTGCGGCACCGCCGTGGTGGCCTCGGCCGTCGGCGGCATCCCCGAGGTCGTCGACGACGGCCGGACCGGGCTGCTGGTGCCCTACGACGAGGCCGACCCGGTCGCGTTCGCCGCCGGCCTGGCCGCCCGCATGGCCGAGCTGCTCGCCGACCCCGACCGGGCCGCCCGGATGGGTGCCGCCGGGCGCGAGCGCGTGCTGGCCGAGTTCGGCTGGCCGGCGATCGCCCGGCAGACCGTCGACGTCTACGCCCGGGCGCTCGCCGCGCGCGGTTAG
- the glgC gene encoding glucose-1-phosphate adenylyltransferase has product MRGSPRVLGIVLAGGEGKRLSPLTQDRAKPAVPFGGNYRLIDFVLSNLVNAEIRQIAVLTQYKSHSLDRHITTTWRMSSLLGNYVTPVPAQQRLGPRWFTGSADAIFQSLNLIYDARPEIVVVFGADHVYRMDPSQMIDQHLQTGAGVTVAGLRVPRHEATEFGVIDATAEGKVKSFLEKPADPPGLPDSPEESFASMGNYVFTTDALLEALRADAEDESSVHDMGGSIMPMLADKGEAWVYDFSTNVVPGATDRDHGYWRDVGTMDSYYDAHMDLRSVTPVFNLYNDRWPIYTLPPQLPPAKFVLGGRAEDSMVSAGVIVGGGSVRGSVLSPGVRVDRASTVEDSVLMDGVHIGEGAVVRRAILDKNVVVPPWARIGVDLEEDRTRYHVSAGGVTVLGKGARAIV; this is encoded by the coding sequence ATGCGTGGCAGCCCGCGGGTCCTCGGCATCGTCCTCGCCGGTGGAGAGGGCAAACGACTCTCCCCGCTGACCCAGGACCGGGCCAAGCCCGCCGTCCCGTTCGGCGGCAACTACCGGTTGATCGACTTCGTGCTGTCCAACCTGGTGAACGCCGAGATCCGGCAGATCGCCGTGCTCACCCAGTACAAGAGCCACTCACTGGACCGGCACATCACCACCACGTGGCGGATGAGCAGCCTGCTGGGCAACTACGTCACCCCGGTGCCCGCCCAGCAGCGCCTGGGCCCGCGCTGGTTCACCGGCAGTGCCGACGCGATCTTCCAGTCGCTGAACCTCATCTACGACGCCCGCCCGGAGATCGTCGTCGTCTTCGGTGCCGACCACGTCTACCGCATGGACCCCTCGCAGATGATCGACCAGCACCTGCAGACCGGGGCCGGCGTCACCGTCGCCGGGCTGCGCGTGCCGCGCCACGAGGCCACCGAGTTCGGCGTCATCGACGCCACCGCCGAGGGCAAGGTGAAGAGCTTCCTGGAGAAGCCCGCCGACCCGCCCGGCCTGCCCGACAGCCCCGAGGAGAGCTTCGCCTCGATGGGCAACTACGTCTTCACCACCGACGCGCTGCTCGAGGCGCTGCGGGCCGACGCCGAGGACGAGTCCTCGGTGCACGACATGGGCGGGTCGATCATGCCGATGCTGGCCGACAAGGGCGAGGCCTGGGTCTACGACTTCTCCACCAACGTCGTCCCCGGCGCGACCGACCGCGACCACGGCTACTGGCGCGACGTGGGGACGATGGACTCCTACTACGACGCGCACATGGACCTGCGGTCGGTCACCCCGGTCTTCAACCTCTACAACGACCGGTGGCCGATCTACACGCTGCCCCCGCAGCTCCCGCCGGCCAAGTTCGTCCTCGGCGGCCGCGCCGAGGACTCCATGGTCAGCGCCGGGGTCATCGTCGGCGGCGGGTCCGTGCGTGGCTCGGTGCTCAGCCCCGGCGTGCGCGTGGACCGGGCCAGCACCGTCGAGGACAGCGTGCTGATGGACGGCGTGCACATCGGGGAGGGCGCGGTCGTCCGGCGGGCGATCCTGGACAAGAACGTCGTCGTCCCGCCGTGGGCCCGGATCGGGGTGGACCTCGAGGAGGACCGCACCCGGTACCACGTCAGCGCGGGCGGGGTCACCGTCCTGGGCAAGGGCGCCCGCGCGATCGTGTGA
- a CDS encoding 2'-5' RNA ligase family protein has product MSAPLVVTLLLAEEAQGRFDRLREQHFPADRNHLAAHVTLFHAVPGEHLDRVTADLGTTADRAPFDVEVTGLRLLGRGVAYDLAAPELTALRADLARSWAPWLTRQDASWKHAHVTVQNKVRPEQAKALYDDLAGSFAPERVPAVGLGLWRYLGGPWEPVERFAF; this is encoded by the coding sequence GTGAGCGCGCCCCTGGTGGTCACCCTGCTCCTCGCCGAGGAGGCGCAGGGCCGCTTCGACCGGCTGCGCGAGCAGCACTTCCCGGCCGACCGGAACCACCTGGCCGCCCACGTCACGCTGTTCCACGCGGTGCCCGGTGAGCACTTGGACCGGGTCACCGCCGACCTCGGGACGACGGCCGACCGGGCACCGTTCGACGTCGAGGTCACCGGGCTGCGGCTGCTCGGTCGCGGCGTCGCCTACGACCTCGCCGCCCCCGAGCTGACCGCGCTGCGGGCGGACCTGGCCCGGTCCTGGGCGCCGTGGCTCACCCGCCAGGACGCCTCGTGGAAGCACGCGCACGTCACGGTGCAGAACAAGGTGCGACCCGAGCAGGCGAAGGCCCTGTACGACGACCTGGCCGGCTCGTTCGCCCCCGAGCGGGTGCCCGCGGTCGGGTTGGGGCTCTGGCGCTACCTGGGCGGCCCGTGGGAGCCGGTGGAGCGCTTCGCCTTCTAG
- a CDS encoding methyltransferase — protein sequence MTSAAGPPPVGGSPTDAAAYAATFAAESPALVAARHRAAAAVGALGTVPPVEPAVGATLAVLAATAGARSVVTIGGGGGVAALWLLQGMRPDGVLTALDADPTELRAARRTFADAGIANGRTRLIFGTVGEVLPRLSTEAYDIVTCAGPPAEYSKQLPALLGLVRPGGSLVLHGISESHVGDRKQRDPQTVAWREMVRGVKDDEALVCAVVPVGAGLLVATKRAD from the coding sequence GTGACCAGCGCCGCCGGACCGCCGCCCGTGGGTGGCTCCCCCACCGACGCCGCGGCGTACGCGGCCACCTTCGCCGCCGAGTCCCCCGCGCTGGTCGCCGCCCGCCACCGGGCCGCCGCCGCGGTCGGCGCGCTGGGCACGGTGCCCCCCGTCGAGCCCGCCGTGGGCGCCACGCTGGCCGTGCTCGCCGCCACCGCGGGTGCCCGCTCGGTGGTCACCATCGGCGGCGGGGGCGGGGTCGCCGCGCTCTGGCTGCTGCAGGGCATGCGACCCGACGGCGTCCTCACCGCGTTGGACGCCGACCCCACCGAGCTGCGCGCGGCCCGCCGGACCTTCGCCGACGCGGGCATCGCCAACGGCCGGACCCGGCTGATCTTCGGCACCGTCGGCGAGGTGCTCCCCCGGCTGTCGACCGAGGCCTACGACATCGTCACCTGCGCCGGCCCGCCGGCGGAGTACTCCAAGCAGCTGCCGGCGCTGCTGGGCCTGGTGCGCCCGGGCGGCTCGCTGGTGCTGCACGGGATCTCCGAGTCCCACGTCGGGGACCGCAAGCAGCGCGACCCGCAGACGGTCGCCTGGCGGGAGATGGTGCGCGGCGTGAAGGACGACGAGGCGCTGGTGTGCGCCGTCGTCCCGGTGGGCGCGGGCCTGCTCGTGGCCACCAAGCGCGCGGACTAG
- the sigE gene encoding RNA polymerase sigma factor SigE: MTEPAAAADVWVAPTWEQVVRDHSARVYRLAYRLSGNAQDAEDLTQETFVRVFRSLADFTPGTFEGWLHRITTNLFLDMVRRRQRIRFDALPEDTERLPGTAPSPEQVYADTHLDPQVQAALDALSPEFRVAVVLCDIEGLTYEEISATLGIKLGTVRSRIHRGRVQLREALAHLAPQRRPVAEGAR, translated from the coding sequence GTGACCGAGCCTGCCGCCGCCGCCGACGTCTGGGTGGCGCCCACCTGGGAACAGGTCGTCCGCGACCACTCCGCCCGGGTGTACCGGTTGGCCTACCGGCTCTCGGGCAACGCCCAGGACGCCGAGGACCTGACCCAGGAGACGTTCGTCCGGGTGTTCCGCTCGCTGGCGGACTTCACCCCGGGCACCTTCGAGGGCTGGCTGCACCGGATCACCACCAACCTCTTCCTGGACATGGTCCGGCGCCGGCAGCGGATCCGCTTCGACGCCCTGCCCGAGGACACCGAGCGGCTGCCGGGCACGGCCCCCTCGCCCGAGCAGGTCTACGCCGACACCCACCTCGACCCGCAGGTCCAGGCGGCGCTGGACGCCCTGTCCCCGGAGTTCCGGGTGGCGGTCGTGCTGTGCGACATCGAGGGCCTGACCTACGAGGAGATCTCGGCGACCCTGGGCATCAAGCTCGGCACCGTCCGCAGCCGCATCCACCGCGGCCGGGTGCAGCTGCGCGAGGCCCTGGCCCACCTGGCCCCCCAGCGCCGTCCGGTCGCGGAGGGCGCACGGTGA
- a CDS encoding PDZ domain-containing protein translates to MSETPERPDDGGYGRPTGAEGSFDRGPSVPAPARRAPEPAPEQRTAFGRPDQVEGSFAEDRPTPRPRPLPAPPPEAVLRAFAPRAGQSGIGEPPGGRPGRRRTATGPWWKSDAADDPWRDPASPARLGAPAVYAEEAAEDDGPLVVDPRGRRRLRLGDVSIRLGALALLALVFVAALGGSLGWYLGRTADEEPLLSPGTSITQVSPGITREPGSISEIAAAVSPAVVSIEVRVGEAGGSGSGVVIDADSGYIVTNNHVVSGADGVEGAEIRAVFSDGSGSAATIVGRDPASDLAVLQVDKPGLVQATLGTSDQVVVGDPVVALGSPLGLAGTVTSGIVSALDRPVRLSGQGSDTNAVINAVQTDAPINPGNSGGALVDATGALIGINTAIASLGSGSIGLSFAIPVDTVDRIAEQLISTGTAVHASLGVQARSVTDGARDGALVVNVEPGSPAEQAGIVEQDVVIAVDGQRVGSSEELVVAVDARSPGDVVTIEVVRGGGSTEVQATLTTA, encoded by the coding sequence CTGAGCGAGACCCCCGAGCGGCCCGACGACGGCGGCTACGGCCGCCCCACCGGCGCCGAGGGCTCCTTCGACCGTGGCCCGTCGGTCCCGGCACCGGCCCGCCGCGCCCCGGAGCCCGCCCCGGAGCAGCGGACGGCGTTCGGCCGCCCCGACCAGGTCGAGGGCTCCTTCGCCGAGGACCGCCCCACGCCCCGCCCCCGACCGCTGCCCGCCCCGCCGCCGGAGGCCGTGCTGCGCGCGTTCGCCCCGCGCGCCGGCCAGTCCGGGATCGGCGAGCCACCCGGTGGCCGCCCCGGCCGGCGACGCACCGCCACCGGCCCGTGGTGGAAGTCCGACGCCGCCGACGACCCGTGGCGCGACCCGGCCTCCCCGGCCCGGCTCGGCGCCCCGGCCGTCTACGCCGAGGAGGCCGCCGAGGACGACGGGCCGCTCGTCGTCGACCCCCGCGGCCGCCGGCGGCTGCGGCTGGGCGACGTGTCGATCCGGTTGGGCGCCCTGGCGCTGCTGGCCCTGGTCTTCGTGGCCGCCCTGGGTGGTTCGCTGGGCTGGTACCTGGGCCGGACCGCCGACGAGGAGCCGCTGCTCTCCCCGGGCACCTCGATCACCCAGGTGTCCCCGGGCATCACCCGCGAGCCGGGGTCGATCTCGGAGATCGCCGCTGCGGTCAGCCCGGCCGTGGTCTCGATCGAGGTGCGCGTCGGGGAGGCCGGCGGGTCGGGTTCCGGCGTCGTCATCGACGCCGACTCCGGCTACATCGTCACCAACAACCACGTGGTCTCCGGCGCCGACGGGGTCGAGGGCGCCGAGATCCGCGCCGTGTTCTCCGACGGCAGCGGCTCGGCGGCGACCATCGTCGGGCGCGACCCGGCCAGCGACCTCGCCGTCCTCCAGGTGGACAAGCCCGGGCTCGTGCAGGCCACCCTCGGCACGTCCGACCAGGTCGTCGTCGGGGACCCGGTCGTGGCGCTGGGCTCGCCGCTGGGTCTGGCCGGCACGGTCACCAGCGGCATCGTCAGCGCCCTGGACCGCCCGGTGCGGCTCTCCGGCCAGGGCAGCGACACCAACGCCGTGATCAACGCCGTGCAGACCGACGCCCCGATCAACCCGGGCAACTCCGGCGGTGCCCTGGTGGACGCCACCGGCGCGCTGATCGGCATCAACACCGCCATCGCCTCCCTGGGCAGCGGCTCGATCGGGCTGAGCTTCGCGATCCCGGTGGACACCGTCGACCGGATCGCCGAGCAGCTGATCAGCACCGGCACCGCCGTGCACGCCTCGCTGGGCGTCCAGGCCCGCTCGGTCACCGACGGTGCCCGGGACGGCGCGCTGGTGGTCAACGTCGAGCCCGGCAGCCCGGCCGAGCAGGCCGGCATCGTCGAGCAGGACGTCGTCATCGCCGTTGACGGTCAGCGGGTGGGCAGCAGCGAGGAGCTCGTGGTCGCCGTGGACGCCCGGTCCCCGGGCGACGTGGTCACCATCGAGGTGGTCCGCGGTGGCGGGTCCACCGAGGTGCAGGCGACCCTCACCACGGCCTGA
- a CDS encoding translocase — translation MFDSIGWGEIIVLGLAALFIFGPERLPSLAKDAAQGLKRVREAVTGVRGQLHDSLGEDFDQLRDLDLRQYNPKTFIRQQLVGDDESPVRRASGPRSATPAAAAVGASRARDRTRPAPYDTDAT, via the coding sequence GTGTTCGACTCGATCGGCTGGGGCGAGATCATCGTCCTCGGGCTCGCCGCCCTGTTCATCTTCGGGCCCGAGCGGCTGCCCTCGCTGGCCAAGGACGCCGCCCAGGGGCTCAAGCGGGTCCGCGAGGCCGTGACCGGCGTGCGGGGCCAGCTGCACGACAGCCTGGGCGAGGACTTCGACCAGCTGCGCGACCTGGACCTGCGGCAGTACAACCCCAAGACCTTCATCCGGCAGCAGCTGGTGGGGGACGACGAGTCCCCGGTGCGCCGGGCGTCGGGGCCGCGGTCGGCGACCCCGGCAGCGGCCGCCGTCGGTGCGAGCAGGGCGCGGGACCGCACGCGGCCCGCGCCCTACGACACCGACGCGACCTGA
- a CDS encoding Mrp/NBP35 family ATP-binding protein — MTETMTGTPALDAVNAALATVQDPEINRPLPELGMIKDVQLGVGGDPGAVRVEVYLTVSGCPMRDTITDRVTEAVTRVPGVTTVQVGLDVMNDEQRTELRKTVRGTDAPEAVIPFAQPGSLTRVYAVASGKGGVGKSSVTVNLAASLARRGLSVGVVDADIYGHSVPRMLGVDDKPTQVENMIMPPQSYGVKVISIGMFTPGNTPVVWRGPMLHRALQQFLADVWWGDLDVLLMDLPPGTGDVAISVAQLVPNAEILVVTTPQQAAAEVAERAGAIATQTHQQVVGVVENMSWLELPDGSRMELFGSGGGQAVSDALTKTLGARVPLLGQIPLDTRLREAGDAGAPIVLAQPDAPAAQAMEKIAEGLAVRSRGLSGMSLGLTPVRR; from the coding sequence ATGACCGAGACGATGACCGGCACGCCGGCGCTCGACGCCGTCAACGCAGCCCTGGCCACCGTCCAGGACCCCGAGATCAACCGGCCGCTGCCGGAGCTCGGGATGATCAAGGACGTCCAGCTGGGCGTGGGCGGTGACCCCGGCGCGGTCCGGGTCGAGGTGTACCTGACCGTCTCCGGCTGCCCGATGCGCGACACCATCACCGACCGGGTCACCGAGGCCGTCACCCGGGTGCCCGGGGTGACCACCGTGCAGGTCGGCCTGGACGTGATGAACGACGAGCAGCGCACCGAGCTGCGCAAGACCGTGCGCGGCACCGACGCACCCGAGGCCGTGATCCCCTTCGCCCAGCCGGGCTCGCTGACCCGGGTCTACGCGGTCGCCTCCGGCAAGGGCGGGGTGGGCAAGTCCAGCGTCACGGTCAACCTGGCCGCCTCGCTGGCCCGCCGCGGCCTCTCCGTCGGCGTCGTGGACGCCGACATCTACGGCCACTCGGTGCCCCGCATGCTGGGCGTGGACGACAAGCCCACCCAGGTCGAGAACATGATCATGCCGCCGCAGTCCTACGGCGTGAAGGTCATCTCCATCGGCATGTTCACCCCGGGCAACACCCCCGTCGTGTGGCGTGGCCCGATGCTGCACCGCGCGCTGCAGCAGTTCCTCGCCGACGTCTGGTGGGGCGACCTGGACGTGCTGCTCATGGACCTCCCCCCGGGCACCGGCGACGTCGCCATCTCGGTGGCCCAGCTGGTCCCGAACGCCGAGATCCTGGTGGTGACCACCCCGCAGCAGGCCGCTGCCGAGGTGGCCGAGCGCGCCGGGGCGATCGCGACCCAGACCCACCAGCAGGTGGTCGGGGTCGTGGAGAACATGTCCTGGCTCGAGCTGCCCGACGGCTCCCGGATGGAGCTCTTCGGCTCCGGTGGCGGCCAGGCCGTCTCCGACGCGCTGACCAAGACCCTGGGCGCCCGTGTGCCGCTGCTGGGTCAGATCCCGCTGGACACGCGGCTGCGCGAGGCCGGGGACGCCGGTGCCCCGATCGTGCTGGCGCAGCCCGACGCCCCGGCCGCGCAGGCGATGGAGAAGATCGCCGAGGGCCTGGCGGTGCGCTCCCGCGGGCTGTCGGGCATGTCGCTGGGGCTCACGCCCGTCCGACGGTAG
- a CDS encoding branched-chain amino acid ABC transporter permease — protein MAPLYDRCSGPSLGCAVVTTDATRASTLRDAIGLGVAVGLYGVAFGAAAVTAGLDPWQACALSLLMFTGASQFALVGVLGAGGGALAAVGSALLLGTRNTVYGVRLVPLLQTRGAARRAATAHWVIDETTALAVAAPDRELARLAFTAGGATIYLGWNVMTLVGALGAEGLGGTAQAALDAVVPAAFLALLWPRLQRAWAEPAAQRRVALGGAVVALALTPFVPAGVQVIAAVVAVALAGRWRR, from the coding sequence ATGGCGCCACTGTACGACCGCTGTTCCGGGCCCTCCCTAGGCTGCGCGGTCGTGACGACCGACGCGACCCGCGCCTCCACGCTGCGCGACGCGATCGGTCTCGGCGTCGCCGTGGGTCTGTACGGCGTCGCCTTCGGTGCGGCCGCGGTGACGGCCGGGCTGGACCCCTGGCAGGCCTGCGCGCTGTCCCTGCTCATGTTCACCGGGGCCTCCCAGTTCGCGCTGGTCGGCGTGCTCGGCGCCGGTGGGGGAGCGCTCGCCGCGGTCGGCAGCGCCCTGCTCCTGGGCACCCGCAACACCGTCTACGGGGTCCGGCTGGTGCCGCTGCTGCAGACGCGGGGCGCGGCGCGACGGGCGGCGACGGCGCACTGGGTGATCGACGAGACCACCGCGCTGGCCGTGGCCGCCCCGGACCGGGAGCTGGCCCGGCTGGCCTTCACCGCCGGTGGCGCGACCATCTACCTCGGCTGGAACGTGATGACGCTGGTCGGCGCGCTGGGCGCCGAGGGGCTGGGCGGCACGGCGCAGGCCGCGCTGGACGCCGTCGTGCCGGCGGCCTTCCTCGCGCTGCTGTGGCCCCGGCTGCAGCGGGCCTGGGCCGAGCCCGCCGCCCAGCGCCGGGTCGCCCTCGGCGGTGCGGTGGTGGCGCTCGCGCTCACCCCGTTCGTGCCGGCCGGGGTGCAGGTGATCGCCGCGGTGGTGGCGGTCGCGCTGGCCGGGAGGTGGCGGCGGTGA
- a CDS encoding AzlD domain-containing protein, translating into MSTGTLWTVVLVASVGCYLLKLAGLSVPAAWVEHPVVRRVVEFVPAALLGALVAVQAATSGAQLVVDGRLAGLAVAALALALRAPFVVVLLLAGLTGAAVLWLT; encoded by the coding sequence GTGAGCACCGGGACGCTGTGGACGGTGGTGCTGGTGGCCTCGGTGGGCTGCTACCTGCTGAAGCTGGCCGGGCTCAGCGTGCCCGCCGCCTGGGTGGAGCACCCGGTCGTGCGCCGGGTGGTCGAGTTCGTCCCGGCCGCGCTGCTGGGCGCCCTGGTCGCCGTGCAGGCGGCGACCTCCGGAGCGCAGCTGGTCGTGGACGGGCGGCTGGCCGGTCTCGCGGTCGCCGCGCTCGCCCTGGCCCTCCGGGCGCCCTTCGTGGTGGTCCTGCTGCTGGCCGGCCTGACCGGTGCCGCCGTGCTCTGGCTGACCTGA
- a CDS encoding SRPBCC family protein: MTPAEVAATYGCDGLRPGAPLRWLRGVDVAAPREVAFRWLCQLRAAPYSYDLVDNLGRRSPQTLTPGLDELAVGQRVATVFRVHAFVPGEELTLVLPPGPVARASGDMAVSYAALPGDDDATSRLVAVLRVQALPRPVAAALCWGDLVMMRRQLLNLARLAAGGRGAD; this comes from the coding sequence GTGACCCCGGCCGAGGTCGCCGCGACGTACGGCTGCGACGGGCTGCGACCCGGTGCGCCGCTGCGCTGGCTGCGCGGGGTGGACGTCGCCGCCCCGCGCGAGGTGGCGTTCCGCTGGCTCTGCCAGCTGCGCGCGGCGCCCTACAGCTACGACCTGGTGGACAACCTCGGCCGGCGCAGTCCGCAGACCCTCACCCCGGGTCTGGACGAGCTGGCGGTGGGTCAGCGGGTGGCCACGGTGTTCCGGGTGCACGCGTTCGTGCCGGGGGAGGAGCTGACCCTGGTGCTCCCGCCCGGCCCGGTCGCCCGGGCCTCCGGTGACATGGCGGTCAGCTACGCCGCCCTCCCCGGGGACGACGACGCGACGAGTCGGCTGGTCGCCGTCCTGCGCGTGCAGGCGCTGCCGAGGCCGGTGGCCGCGGCGCTGTGCTGGGGGGACCTCGTGATGATGCGCCGGCAGCTGCTGAACCTGGCCCGGCTGGCTGCCGGGGGCCGAGGAGCGGACTGA
- a CDS encoding DUF1003 domain-containing protein, producing the protein MADGDRRPETGRLDVPRSSRTAFQFLRLDPDAVGKFAEGIARFLGTGRFLAVQTIIVIVWIVLNVTAVQLRWDPYPFILLNLAFSTQAAYAAPLILLAQNRQADRDRVQSEEDRSRAASTRADTEYLARELASLRVAVGELATRDFIRGELARLVPEDLSEETAERRKKERKRKREQAREDAGKS; encoded by the coding sequence GTGGCTGACGGCGACCGCCGGCCCGAGACCGGCCGGCTCGACGTCCCGCGCAGCAGCCGGACGGCGTTCCAGTTCCTGCGGCTGGACCCCGACGCGGTCGGCAAGTTCGCCGAGGGCATCGCCCGGTTCCTGGGCACCGGCCGGTTCCTGGCCGTCCAGACGATCATCGTGATCGTCTGGATCGTGCTGAACGTGACCGCGGTGCAGCTGCGCTGGGACCCCTACCCGTTCATCCTGCTCAACCTGGCGTTCTCCACCCAGGCCGCCTATGCCGCGCCGCTGATCCTGCTGGCCCAGAACCGGCAGGCCGACCGCGACCGGGTGCAGTCCGAGGAGGACCGCAGCCGGGCCGCCTCCACCCGCGCCGACACCGAGTACCTGGCCCGCGAGCTGGCCTCACTCCGGGTGGCCGTCGGTGAGCTCGCGACCCGGGACTTCATCCGCGGCGAGCTGGCCCGGCTGGTGCCCGAGGACCTCAGCGAGGAGACCGCGGAGCGGCGCAAGAAGGAGCGCAAGCGCAAGCGCGAGCAGGCCCGCGAGGACGCCGGGAAGAGCTGA
- a CDS encoding CBS domain-containing protein produces MTTVTRAYVSRLAGLTVFDPNGDRVGKVRDVLVALRVGTAAPRVLGLIVEVVARRRIFCPMGRVTAVDATAVMLASGTVNLKRFEQRAGETLVLGELADRSVTVTETGRPATVTDAAIEQTRTGDWVLSRLAVQEPGRLGRRGHTHQLAWDEVTGLGLPQVGQSAETLIATYRDLNPADMAHALQDLPLKRRHEVADSMDDDRLADVLGELPEAEQIVILGTLSENRAADVLEAMDPDDAADLLAELPNVDRNRLLELMEPDEAEPVRQLLKYSEDTAGGMMTSEPVILSPDATIAEALARVRAPELTPSLASQVYVCRPPSATPTGRYLGLAHIQRLLREPPSTLVSGVLDDLEPLRPETPLAEVTRYFATYNLVAAPVVDPQGRLVGAVSVDDVLDHLLPTDWRERARRG; encoded by the coding sequence GTGACCACGGTGACCAGGGCCTACGTCTCCCGGCTCGCCGGGCTGACCGTCTTCGACCCCAACGGCGACCGGGTGGGCAAGGTCCGCGACGTCCTGGTGGCCCTGCGGGTGGGCACCGCGGCGCCCCGGGTGCTCGGGCTGATCGTCGAGGTCGTGGCCCGACGGCGGATCTTCTGCCCGATGGGCCGGGTCACCGCCGTCGACGCGACCGCGGTGATGCTGGCCTCCGGCACGGTCAACCTCAAGCGGTTCGAGCAGCGCGCCGGGGAGACGCTCGTGCTCGGCGAGCTGGCCGACCGCAGCGTGACGGTCACCGAGACCGGGCGTCCGGCGACGGTCACCGACGCCGCGATCGAGCAGACCCGGACCGGTGACTGGGTGCTCTCCCGGCTCGCCGTCCAGGAGCCCGGGCGGCTGGGCCGCCGCGGGCACACCCACCAGCTGGCCTGGGACGAGGTCACCGGCCTGGGGCTGCCGCAGGTGGGGCAGTCGGCCGAGACGCTGATCGCCACCTACCGCGACCTCAACCCCGCCGACATGGCGCACGCCCTCCAGGACCTGCCGCTCAAGCGCCGGCACGAGGTCGCGGACTCGATGGACGACGACCGGCTGGCCGACGTGCTGGGCGAGCTGCCCGAGGCCGAGCAGATCGTCATCCTGGGCACGCTGAGCGAGAACCGGGCCGCCGACGTGCTCGAGGCGATGGACCCCGACGACGCCGCAGACCTGCTCGCCGAGCTGCCCAACGTCGACCGCAACCGGCTGCTGGAGCTGATGGAGCCCGACGAGGCCGAGCCGGTCCGCCAGCTGCTGAAGTACTCCGAGGACACCGCCGGCGGGATGATGACCAGCGAGCCGGTCATCCTCTCCCCCGACGCCACGATCGCCGAGGCACTGGCCCGGGTGCGGGCCCCGGAGCTCACCCCGTCGCTGGCCAGCCAGGTCTACGTCTGCCGCCCACCCTCGGCGACCCCGACGGGTCGTTACCTGGGGCTGGCGCACATCCAGCGGTTGCTGCGGGAGCCCCCCTCGACGCTGGTGTCCGGCGTGCTCGACGACCTCGAGCCGCTGCGCCCGGAGACCCCGCTGGCCGAGGTGACCCGCTACTTCGCCACCTACAACCTGGTCGCCGCCCCGGTGGTCGACCCGCAGGGCCGTCTCGTCGGTGCGGTCAGCGTGGACGACGTGCTGGACCACCTGCTGCCCACCGACTGGCGGGAGCGTGCCCGCCGTGGCTGA